From one Terriglobales bacterium genomic stretch:
- a CDS encoding TonB-dependent receptor yields MKKYIRLLFLPALLIASSAFAQVTTGQINGTLVDPSGAVVTGATVSATEVETGFTRSTQTNSTGNYGLVALPPGHYNLKTEAKGFATLEQKNIEIIVGQALTLNFTLRTGTSTEVVEVSGEAPLIETSRSDIGGSVSPQEVRDLPVRDRNFASLMALVPGVKPAPNFDPTKSRSGTVSAGGSDGRAFDYNVDGGDNKDTVIGGIVQNYTLEGIQEFNVVTNRYTAESGRAVAGVVNVVTKSGTNKLHGTAFGEFQLSTFNAKSEFDRTAGPDGKLFTPDDVELSKPVYHRYHFGGSVGGPIIKDKFFFFGAYEYKRELAAINPDPTAVANLELLPQASPATKIDTPFFDQLATIKLDYRFNERHSIFARYGRERWNTLNDQPTTAGTPIADLSEATANTNQFHSMVLQDSYALSNNKVNVAAFQFQDFVNEINATPGRTFTLPVAGGGTAVNPLLTFPSAELGNNINVPQQTLIRKYQFRDDFSWVKGRHNLKVGANWIYIAKMGGYFFSGLGYQLIFFDDPTTIFGAKAADYPQGLSTPGAVQELIYSAGNGRTDNPQNPHALGLYFQDDFKVTSHLTLNLGLRWDANLFVLPPQLRTDPLQTNRVVTILRQLIAANPTSPAAAEGLARAKYLAGSTDDLTRTTASYKEFQPRIGFAWDPTGAGKIVIRGGYGIARDQVFQNLTLWSIQQSNTTLYQSGLIDLSNSSGPPSPAGDLATFRYGIDPLPAPAAAATDLAFGARGRLDDPKLTDPWSQQMSIGSAIELNPEYALSVDYTHVLGTHEFRMLDDNPRIGSICNPAFGGSTSDPRCVNGAGTRLLDAAFAAAGIGAGRLADLRTAASNNRSLYDGINFVFKKRMSHNIGFQASYVLSWSRSWGGIPVSSYGGSYLTSDRAFQFRSNNWGPTDFDERHRFVISGIFMPKWGIELAPLFQASSARPIDFYPGVDIDGDGRPYVDRVCVGSNPNNAPITSAPGCTQVKPNSLRGDAFVQMDLSIAKRFHPTDWLAIRPFWEFHNLFNRFNKCNSVANDASQPNFLQPLSGPISGPYCALNGGVYGTGGGSFGPGFSAPFRSQFGIRFEF; encoded by the coding sequence ATGAAAAAGTATATCCGCCTGCTTTTCCTTCCAGCGCTGCTCATTGCATCGAGTGCCTTTGCGCAAGTGACTACCGGTCAGATCAATGGAACTTTGGTCGACCCCTCCGGAGCGGTGGTGACCGGGGCTACAGTCAGTGCGACAGAGGTCGAAACCGGCTTTACGCGCTCCACGCAAACTAATTCCACCGGGAACTATGGCTTGGTGGCGTTGCCTCCCGGACATTACAACCTTAAGACCGAAGCCAAGGGATTTGCCACGCTCGAGCAGAAGAATATTGAAATCATTGTAGGTCAAGCGCTAACCCTGAACTTTACGTTGCGCACCGGTACCTCTACCGAGGTGGTGGAGGTCAGCGGCGAAGCCCCTCTGATTGAGACTAGTAGATCTGACATCGGGGGCTCGGTTTCCCCGCAGGAAGTCAGAGATCTTCCGGTGCGAGATCGCAATTTCGCTTCCCTGATGGCCCTGGTCCCTGGGGTGAAACCCGCACCCAATTTTGATCCCACGAAGAGCCGCTCAGGCACGGTGAGCGCTGGCGGAAGCGACGGTCGCGCTTTTGATTACAACGTTGATGGGGGAGACAACAAAGATACGGTTATCGGCGGCATCGTACAGAATTACACCTTAGAAGGCATCCAGGAGTTCAACGTCGTCACTAACCGGTACACCGCTGAATCCGGACGCGCGGTGGCGGGTGTCGTGAACGTGGTGACCAAGTCGGGCACCAACAAACTGCACGGGACAGCTTTTGGCGAGTTTCAACTTAGCACCTTTAACGCAAAGTCAGAATTCGACCGCACGGCCGGCCCCGACGGCAAGCTGTTCACACCCGACGATGTGGAACTGTCCAAGCCTGTTTACCATCGCTATCACTTCGGCGGATCGGTGGGCGGACCGATTATTAAGGACAAGTTTTTCTTCTTTGGAGCTTACGAGTACAAGCGCGAGCTGGCGGCCATCAATCCCGACCCCACGGCGGTGGCCAACCTGGAGCTTCTGCCCCAGGCATCTCCCGCCACCAAGATCGACACGCCATTTTTTGATCAGCTTGCGACGATCAAGCTCGACTATCGATTCAATGAGCGCCATAGCATTTTTGCGCGCTACGGCCGCGAGCGGTGGAACACGCTGAATGACCAACCGACAACGGCGGGGACTCCAATTGCAGATCTTTCAGAAGCGACTGCCAATACCAACCAGTTCCATTCCATGGTGCTGCAGGACAGCTATGCGCTCTCGAATAACAAGGTGAACGTCGCTGCCTTTCAGTTCCAGGATTTCGTGAATGAGATCAATGCCACTCCCGGCCGCACCTTCACATTGCCGGTAGCCGGGGGCGGAACCGCGGTTAACCCGTTGCTGACGTTCCCAAGTGCGGAGTTGGGCAATAATATAAACGTTCCGCAACAAACCCTGATCCGCAAATACCAGTTCCGCGACGACTTCAGCTGGGTGAAAGGACGTCACAACCTGAAAGTGGGCGCGAACTGGATTTACATTGCCAAGATGGGTGGCTATTTCTTCTCCGGTCTTGGATACCAACTTATCTTCTTTGATGATCCGACGACTATTTTTGGCGCTAAAGCCGCGGACTATCCTCAAGGATTGTCAACGCCAGGTGCAGTGCAAGAACTGATATATAGCGCCGGCAACGGCCGTACTGACAATCCTCAAAATCCTCACGCCCTGGGGCTGTATTTTCAGGACGATTTCAAGGTTACTTCCCACTTAACATTAAACCTCGGCCTGCGTTGGGATGCGAATTTGTTCGTTCTTCCACCCCAGTTGCGCACTGACCCCTTGCAGACGAACCGTGTAGTTACGATTCTGCGGCAACTAATTGCCGCCAATCCGACCAGCCCCGCCGCTGCCGAGGGCTTGGCGCGAGCGAAGTATCTCGCCGGCAGCACCGATGATTTGACGCGAACCACCGCTTCCTATAAGGAATTCCAACCACGAATCGGTTTTGCCTGGGATCCTACGGGGGCGGGTAAAATCGTGATCCGCGGCGGTTATGGCATCGCACGCGATCAGGTGTTCCAAAACCTGACGTTGTGGTCCATTCAGCAGTCGAACACTACGCTATACCAGAGCGGTCTGATCGACTTGTCGAATAGCAGCGGTCCTCCGTCTCCCGCCGGTGATCTGGCAACTTTCCGCTATGGCATCGACCCACTGCCGGCGCCTGCTGCTGCTGCCACCGATCTGGCTTTCGGCGCGCGCGGCCGCTTGGACGATCCTAAACTGACCGATCCCTGGTCGCAGCAGATGTCGATCGGCAGCGCGATCGAACTGAATCCCGAGTACGCTTTGTCCGTCGATTACACCCACGTGCTAGGAACGCATGAATTCCGCATGTTGGACGACAATCCCCGGATCGGGTCGATATGCAACCCAGCCTTCGGGGGTTCCACGTCAGATCCGCGCTGCGTCAATGGAGCTGGTACTCGCTTGCTGGATGCGGCGTTTGCGGCGGCGGGAATTGGCGCAGGCCGGCTTGCCGATTTGCGTACTGCTGCCAGCAATAACCGCTCGCTCTATGACGGCATCAACTTCGTATTCAAGAAGCGCATGTCGCACAATATCGGGTTTCAGGCCAGCTACGTTCTGTCCTGGTCGCGTTCCTGGGGCGGAATTCCAGTGTCGTCGTATGGAGGTTCCTACCTGACGTCGGATCGAGCCTTCCAGTTCCGCTCCAACAATTGGGGACCCACGGACTTCGACGAGCGGCATCGGTTTGTGATCAGCGGCATCTTCATGCCGAAGTGGGGGATCGAACTGGCGCCACTGTTCCAAGCGTCATCGGCGCGTCCGATCGACTTTTACCCTGGTGTTGACATCGATGGCGATGGGCGGCCGTACGTAGATCGGGTTTGTGTAGGGTCCAACCCCAACAATGCACCCATTACCTCCGCTCCGGGATGTACGCAGGTCAAACCCAACTCCCTGCGCGGGGACGCCTTCGTGCAAATGGACCTCAGCATTGCCAAGCGGTTCCATCCCACGGACTGGCTGGCAATTCGCCCCTTCTGGGAGTTCCACAACCTGTTTAACCGTTTCAACAAGTGTAATTCGGTGGCTAACGATGCCAGCCAACCCAACTTCCTGCAACCGCTCAGTGGACCGATCAGCGGACCGTATTGCGCTCTGAACGGTGGGGTGTACGGCACGGGAGGCGGCTCTTTTGGACCTGGCTTCAGCGCGCCGTTCCGCTCGCAATTTGGAATCCGTTTCGAGTTCTAG
- a CDS encoding serine hydrolase domain-containing protein: protein MIAFRTWVLSAIESSGGKRGSTPLTTSNTTTAFQRSLKSQRSNFSPAFEVLEQAIADGAFPGASFAVTHRAQFVAMDGVGRFTYQPESPPVKPETIWDLASVTKAVATTSAAMLFFQRSLLDLDLPLVEIARNFDTGDPRRRQVTIRMLLTHNSGLPAYERLFKTAHRREELIKAAFTLPLVTDPGTRTEYSDIGFIILGVLLEQITGEPLDRFCRREIFDLLGMKQTTFNPPTEWRTQIPPTYDDREFRHGIVQGEVQDENAWVMGGVAGHAGLFSSAGDLALFANCILQGGAPILERHTVDLFCQRQLGSARALGWDTPTPPSQAGRYFSPNSIGHLGYAGSSLWIDRDRQLAVVLLTNRTWPDRSLQKIKYVRPIFHDAIVRSLGIDVPTDHS from the coding sequence GTGATTGCCTTTCGCACGTGGGTGCTGTCTGCTATAGAGAGTTCTGGAGGAAAGCGAGGCTCAACGCCCCTGACCACGTCAAACACCACGACTGCGTTTCAACGCTCACTGAAATCGCAGCGCTCCAATTTCTCGCCAGCCTTCGAAGTGCTCGAGCAAGCCATCGCCGACGGTGCCTTTCCCGGCGCCTCGTTTGCCGTGACGCACCGCGCTCAATTCGTGGCGATGGATGGCGTAGGACGATTCACCTATCAGCCGGAATCTCCGCCGGTGAAGCCGGAAACCATATGGGACTTGGCCTCCGTCACCAAAGCGGTCGCAACTACCAGCGCCGCCATGCTTTTTTTCCAGCGAAGTCTTTTGGATCTTGATCTTCCACTTGTGGAGATCGCTCGCAACTTCGATACCGGCGACCCTCGCCGACGGCAGGTCACGATACGAATGCTGCTTACTCATAACTCCGGTCTTCCCGCTTACGAGCGCCTCTTTAAGACGGCCCACAGACGCGAGGAGCTGATCAAGGCCGCCTTCACTCTTCCCCTGGTCACGGATCCTGGAACCCGCACCGAGTACAGCGACATCGGGTTCATCATTCTTGGTGTGTTGCTGGAACAGATAACGGGCGAACCGCTGGATCGATTCTGTCGCCGCGAGATATTCGATCTGCTGGGAATGAAGCAGACGACGTTCAATCCGCCCACGGAGTGGCGGACCCAGATTCCCCCCACTTACGACGATCGTGAGTTTCGCCATGGCATCGTGCAAGGCGAGGTGCAAGACGAAAATGCCTGGGTCATGGGAGGAGTCGCTGGGCATGCCGGTTTATTCTCTAGTGCTGGTGATCTCGCCCTTTTTGCGAACTGCATCCTGCAGGGAGGGGCACCGATCCTCGAGCGGCACACCGTGGATCTGTTCTGCCAACGGCAACTGGGGAGTGCCCGAGCTCTCGGCTGGGACACGCCCACCCCACCTTCCCAGGCCGGCCGATACTTCTCTCCCAACTCAATCGGCCATCTTGGCTATGCTGGCAGCTCGTTGTGGATCGATCGCGACCGCCAGCTGGCCGTGGTTCTTCTCACCAACCGTACTTGGCCGGACCGTAGCTTACAAAAGATCAAATACGTCCGGCCCATATTCCACGATGCCATTGTGCGCTCGCTGGGAATTGACGTGCCAACCGATCACAGTTGA
- the murQ gene encoding N-acetylmuramic acid 6-phosphate etherase, translating to MKPKRISSAVDLARLETERPNKASSDLDTRSALEIAGIINAEDKKVAVAVGSALPQIARAIETVRDALRSGGRLIYVGAGTSGRIAALDAVECPPTFNVSPKVVQYVIAGGVRALGSEAEASEDSREAGRRDLGRLSPTSKDVVIGIAASGRTPYTLAAIEYARRKDAKTAAIVCNPGTPLEAAAEVPIVIEVGPEVVSGSTRMKAGTAQKLVCNMITTGAMVGLGYVYGNLMVNVRLKNKKLLERGISILQQAAGIQRDIAIRTLRASGRSLPVALVMLKAGISKQQAQQRLKATRGNVRQAIDAV from the coding sequence ATGAAGCCAAAGCGCATTTCCTCAGCTGTAGATCTGGCCCGGCTCGAGACCGAACGCCCCAATAAGGCATCCTCGGACCTCGACACCAGGTCGGCACTCGAAATCGCTGGGATCATCAATGCCGAAGACAAGAAGGTGGCGGTCGCCGTGGGCAGCGCCCTGCCGCAAATTGCCCGAGCAATCGAAACGGTCCGCGACGCGCTGCGCAGCGGGGGCCGGCTGATTTACGTTGGGGCAGGCACCAGTGGCCGCATCGCCGCCCTGGATGCGGTGGAGTGTCCGCCTACCTTCAACGTTAGCCCGAAGGTAGTGCAATACGTAATCGCAGGAGGAGTCCGCGCCTTAGGCTCTGAAGCTGAGGCGAGTGAAGACTCTCGGGAGGCGGGACGGCGGGACTTAGGGAGGTTAAGCCCGACTTCGAAGGATGTTGTGATCGGCATTGCCGCTAGCGGCCGCACACCGTACACTCTGGCCGCCATCGAATACGCTCGCCGGAAGGACGCGAAAACGGCGGCAATTGTCTGTAACCCCGGCACGCCCCTCGAAGCCGCTGCCGAGGTCCCCATTGTTATCGAAGTGGGCCCTGAAGTGGTTTCCGGCTCCACCCGCATGAAGGCGGGCACCGCTCAAAAGCTGGTGTGCAACATGATCACCACCGGTGCCATGGTCGGTCTGGGCTATGTCTACGGCAATTTGATGGTCAATGTGCGGCTGAAGAACAAGAAGCTGCTCGAGCGCGGCATCTCCATCCTTCAGCAAGCCGCCGGCATCCAACGCGATATCGCCATTCGCACCTTACGTGCTTCTGGACGAAGCCTTCCGGTTGCTCTGGTGATGCTGAAGGCAGGGATTTCGAAACAGCAAGCTCAGCAGCGGCTGAAAGCTACACGCGGCAACGTCCGCCAGGCGATTGATGCGGTGTAG